In the Malaya genurostris strain Urasoe2022 chromosome 1, Malgen_1.1, whole genome shotgun sequence genome, one interval contains:
- the LOC131440558 gene encoding protein unc-13 homolog 4B isoform X6: protein MMSSYSLPRLLGGGGLSGNHKFNIKFGSIRLSKSFREKRSKSIARTEDLYGRAKCQPTNDIYNLLPMPVVNRRGTLQRNQFRGVRKDVMEHQASMVIHSMTIDELYEEILFEIIHNIGCEDEEQTEDSLIHYVQDAFKISNEKHDEVFQIAHSKEPPEICLNVEVIEAKELEPKDSNGLSDPFVTMFIASNPTHRYNTSVKSATLDPVWEEHFSLPIDENANDANLIIEVWDFDPAETVKEKMNKVFDVKGVRGLRKLMKEIAVTASTGKHDNELIGRASIPLKSIPASGLVMWYNLDKKNKLKRQGTIRVRLNFSSQKNNQVAAQEHRHLLRILLLHELETSKVAQYWWSGKFTPQGEFVLTQHSAQSSLSTTAVAFIQWSVYASIHLDHHLSFSLFDSLLDKLVRPVQTKSVSDEELKMFWEATRKLLPSCFSAIRKLRKKTACDKLVIKMLTDVLSILAKISLLEPPEGTDLFPTQLYSWIRREKNSEPSWDVRGALSSAVVSGAEDWFLSIKESHHIDTGLDEDRLQNLIKIIQLVRSDIQRSIEYYDKIFQEIFHFLYTKELYITYELKLAELIKPCVENICRGLKRIDIPESNTNGMIEYEDINMGTTLFELYLVLKRFSILGPTLSPGESNFAIDEYHRWFTAGVTHWLDIAVYKALTRIYKAIELDILKPVDQTVKYSSSAVDTLAIFYQIKIFWQQLAWPDIEGAYIFVAKIVDDICRCCVFYADRMSARVENLGIVENIYEKKFVVTQEWCIAINNIDYMKQSLKPFATELGVDDIIAKMSDSESPMEAERCADTLRAVLENAIDTERNKILDLVEKLARKMAPAMRRFLVEGAELLQQDSNSIDRLMMYMEESLAMLNGELNEMNFERVLDAIWSELATILYDLIQSNLDKRRPPAFFANLRDTLHILIANFKTTQNLESESASDKETLAHIERLLQLHGYETTDLIHQYYIDRLKEQETENDDYGQLTVQCFFKGNVLELEIMNARNLRPMDSNGSCDSFVRVHFIPEERFVGIIKPRTHTETKTLFPLYDEKFVITFAPEQRLVKDAVILFSVKDKDLFGMSNQYLAECYMSFNDIADVSSESGKIEQKHLRLTRPCRLDTDCVRALEYRQGDKQAKDFLKKLKQKMGQ from the exons ATGATGAGTAGTTATTCTTTACCACGATTACTCGGCGGTGGTGGTCTAAGCGGAAATCACAAATTCAATATCAAATTTGGCTCCATACGTCTTTCGAAATCATTCCGCGAAAAGCGATCAAAGTCCATTGCTCGAACCGAAGATTTATATGGTCGAGCGAAATGCCAACCGACAAACGATATCTACAACTTACTGCCCATGCCGGTGGTCAACCGGCGTGGGACATTGCAACGCAATCAATTTCGAGGTGTCCGGAAGGATGTGATGGAACATCAAGCTAGCATGGTGATTCACTCAATGACT ATTGATGAGCTCTACGAAGAAATACTATTCGAAATCATACACAATATTGGCTGTGAGGATGAAGAACAAACTGAGGATAGTTTGATACACTATGTCCAGGATGCATTCAAAATATCCAACGAGAAGCATGATGAAGTTTTTCAGATAGCGCATAGCAAAGAACCGCCAGAAATATGTCTTAATGTGGAAGTAATTGAGGCTAAAGAGCTAGAACCAAAAGATTCTAATGGACTGTCCGATCCATTTGTAACGATGTTTATTGCCTCTAATCCAACGCATCGTTATAACACGTCGGTTAAATCCGCTACCCTAGATCCGGTGTGGGAAGAACATTTTTCACT gccAATAGATGAAAACGCAAATGACGCCAACCTCATCATCGAAGTGTGGGACTTCGATCCGGCTGAAACTGTaaaagaaaaaatgaataaGGTGTTCGATGTGAAAGGTGTACGAGGACTGAGGAAGCTAATGAAAGAAATAGCCGTCACAGCTTCAACGGGAAAGCATGATAACGAATTGATTGGGCGCGCTAGTATACCACTGAAG TCGATCCCGGCATCAGGCTTAGTAATGTGGTACAATctggataaaaaaaataaattgaaacgaCAAGGAACGATAAGAGTGAGACTGAACTTTAGTTCTCAGAAGAACAACCAAGTTGCCGCGCAAGAACACCGACATCTGTTGCGAATACTATTGTTGCACGAGCTGGAAACATCAAAAGTAGCTCAATACTGGTGGTCGGGAAAATTCACTCCGCAAGGCGAATTCGTACTTACTCAACATTCGGCTCAAAGTAGTTTGTCCACGACGGCTGTTGCATTTATTCAATGGTCTGTTTATGCATCAATTCATCTAGACCATCATCTGTCATTTAGTTTATTCGATTCGTTACTTGACAAACTAGTGCGTCCAGTTCAAACAAAATCTGTCTcggacgaggagttgaaaatgTTCTGGGAAGCAACAAGAAAACTTTTACCGTCCTGTTTCTCAGCGATACGAAAATTACGCAAAAAGACCGCCTGTGATAAACTGGTTATTAAGATGCTTACTGACGTTTTGAGTATTCTcgctaaaatttcgttgttagaACCACCGGAGGGAACGGATTTATTTCCTACTCAGCTGTACAGTTGGATAAGACGGGAAAAGAATTCCGAACCTAGTTGGGATGTACGCGGAGCATTGTCTAGTGCAGTGGTGTCAGGTGCCGAAGACTGGTTCCTTAGTATCAAGGAGAGCCACCATATTGATACTGGCCTTGACGAGGATCGCTTGCAGAATTTGATCAAGATAATTCAGTTAGTTCGTTCAGATATTCAGCGTTCAATTGAATACTACGATAAAATATTTCAGGA AATTTTCCATTTTCTATACACCAAAGAGCTTTATATAACCTATGAGCTTAAACTAGCGGAACTGATAAAACCTTGTGTCGAAAACATTTGCCGTGGCCTTAAGCGAATCGACATTCCCGAATCGAATACCAATGGAATGATTGAATACGAAGACATCAACATGGGGACAACGCTGTTTGAGCTTTACTTGGTTCTGAAACGCTTCTCCATCCTTGGTCCAACACTCAGTCCAGGAGAGTCCAACTTTGCTATAGACGAGTACCATCGTTGGTTTACAGCTGGAGTGACTCATTGGCTGGATATTGCAGTGTACAAAGCGCTGACGAGAATCTATAAAGCAATCGAACTAGACATATTGAAACCGGTAGATCAGACGGTGAAGTATTCATCCTCAGCGGTGGACACACTAGCAATATTCTATCAGATCAAaatattttggcaacaattggcTTGGCCAGATATTGAGGGAGCGTATATATTCGTTGCGAAAATTGTTGAT GATATTTGCCGTTGCTGTGTTTTTTATGCCGATCGTATGTCTGCAAGAGTTGAAAACCTGGGAATCGTTGAAAACATCTACGAAAAGAAGTTCGTTGTGACCCAGGAATGGTGCATTGCCATCAACAATATCGATTACATGAAGCAGAGCTTGAAGCCATTCGCAACGGAGCTGGGAGTAGATGATATTATAGCGAAAATGTCTGACAGTGAAAGTCCCATGGAAGCGGAGCGTTGCGCAGATACGTTACGCGCAGTCCTTGAAAATGCGATAGATACAGAAAGGAACAAAATTTTGGATTTGGTTGAAAAATTAGCTCGGAAAATGGCTCCTGCAATGCGAAGATTTTTGGTCGAAGGAGCAGAGCTCTTGCAGCAAGATTCAAACTCAATAGATCGTTTGATGATGTACATGGAGGAATCGCTGGCAATGCTCAATGGAGAATTGAACGAGATGAACTTTGAACGTGTATTAGATGCGATTTGGAGTGAATTGGCGACTATCTTGTACGATCTAATTCAGAGTAATTTAGAT aagCGTCGTCCGCCAGCATTTTTCGCCAACTTACGTGATACGCTCCATATCTTAATTGCCAACTTCAAAACTACCCAGAATCTAGAATCGGAGAGCGCTTCCGATAAAGAAACTCTGGCACACATTGAACGGCTTTTGCAATTGCATGGTTACGAGACAACCGATCTAATTCATCAGTATTACATTGATAGGCTAAAGGAACAAGAAACGGAAAATGACGACTACGGACAACTAACGGTTCAGTGCTTTTTCAAAGGCAACGTTCTCGAATTGGAAATTATGAATGCACGTAATCTCAGACCAATGGATTCCAACGGATCATGCGATTCCTTCGTTCGGGTTCATTTTATACCAGAGGAACGGTTTGTGGGAATCATTAAGCCCCGTACCCATACTGAGACAAAAACGTTATTTCCGTTATACGACGAAAAATTTGTTAT AACGTTCGCTCCGGAACAGCGACTCGTGAAGGATGCGGTAATTCTGTTCAGTGTAAAAGATAAGGATTTGTTTGGAATGTCCAACCAATACTTGGCTGAATGTTATATGAGTTTCAATGATATTGCAGATGTGTCTAGTGAAAGCGGTAAAATTGAACAGAAACATTTACGATTAACTCGCCCCTGCCGCTTAG ATACGGACTGTGTACGAGCATTAGAATATCGTCAAGGTGATAAACAGGCAAAAGATTTTCTCAAGAAGCTAAAACAAAAAATGGGACAATAA
- the LOC131440558 gene encoding protein unc-13 homolog 4B isoform X5, with product MDEEAMWKDMYEKIQEQKKLPVSEHQSIIQDLDGGFFEKFGSILRQKSINNDESISTRLEPFPEEEAETAFTAAQESIPEEDSGNETLPDSDSDEHHLKQNEFIGDAFGWNIDELYEEILFEIIHNIGCEDEEQTEDSLIHYVQDAFKISNEKHDEVFQIAHSKEPPEICLNVEVIEAKELEPKDSNGLSDPFVTMFIASNPTHRYNTSVKSATLDPVWEEHFSLPIDENANDANLIIEVWDFDPAETVKEKMNKVFDVKGVRGLRKLMKEIAVTASTGKHDNELIGRASIPLKSIPASGLVMWYNLDKKNKLKRQGTIRVRLNFSSQKNNQVAAQEHRHLLRILLLHELETSKVAQYWWSGKFTPQGEFVLTQHSAQSSLSTTAVAFIQWSVYASIHLDHHLSFSLFDSLLDKLVRPVQTKSVSDEELKMFWEATRKLLPSCFSAIRKLRKKTACDKLVIKMLTDVLSILAKISLLEPPEGTDLFPTQLYSWIRREKNSEPSWDVRGALSSAVVSGAEDWFLSIKESHHIDTGLDEDRLQNLIKIIQLVRSDIQRSIEYYDKIFQEIFHFLYTKELYITYELKLAELIKPCVENICRGLKRIDIPESNTNGMIEYEDINMGTTLFELYLVLKRFSILGPTLSPGESNFAIDEYHRWFTAGVTHWLDIAVYKALTRIYKAIELDILKPVDQTVKYSSSAVDTLAIFYQIKIFWQQLAWPDIEGAYIFVAKIVDDICRCCVFYADRMSARVENLGIVENIYEKKFVVTQEWCIAINNIDYMKQSLKPFATELGVDDIIAKMSDSESPMEAERCADTLRAVLENAIDTERNKILDLVEKLARKMAPAMRRFLVEGAELLQQDSNSIDRLMMYMEESLAMLNGELNEMNFERVLDAIWSELATILYDLIQSNLDKRRPPAFFANLRDTLHILIANFKTTQNLESESASDKETLAHIERLLQLHGYETTDLIHQYYIDRLKEQETENDDYGQLTVQCFFKGNVLELEIMNARNLRPMDSNGSCDSFVRVHFIPEERFVGIIKPRTHTETKTLFPLYDEKFVITFAPEQRLVKDAVILFSVKDKDLFGMSNQYLAECYMSFNDIADVSSESGKIEQKHLRLTRPCRLDTDCVRALEYRQGDKQAKDFLKKLKQKMGQ from the exons ATTGATGAGCTCTACGAAGAAATACTATTCGAAATCATACACAATATTGGCTGTGAGGATGAAGAACAAACTGAGGATAGTTTGATACACTATGTCCAGGATGCATTCAAAATATCCAACGAGAAGCATGATGAAGTTTTTCAGATAGCGCATAGCAAAGAACCGCCAGAAATATGTCTTAATGTGGAAGTAATTGAGGCTAAAGAGCTAGAACCAAAAGATTCTAATGGACTGTCCGATCCATTTGTAACGATGTTTATTGCCTCTAATCCAACGCATCGTTATAACACGTCGGTTAAATCCGCTACCCTAGATCCGGTGTGGGAAGAACATTTTTCACT gccAATAGATGAAAACGCAAATGACGCCAACCTCATCATCGAAGTGTGGGACTTCGATCCGGCTGAAACTGTaaaagaaaaaatgaataaGGTGTTCGATGTGAAAGGTGTACGAGGACTGAGGAAGCTAATGAAAGAAATAGCCGTCACAGCTTCAACGGGAAAGCATGATAACGAATTGATTGGGCGCGCTAGTATACCACTGAAG TCGATCCCGGCATCAGGCTTAGTAATGTGGTACAATctggataaaaaaaataaattgaaacgaCAAGGAACGATAAGAGTGAGACTGAACTTTAGTTCTCAGAAGAACAACCAAGTTGCCGCGCAAGAACACCGACATCTGTTGCGAATACTATTGTTGCACGAGCTGGAAACATCAAAAGTAGCTCAATACTGGTGGTCGGGAAAATTCACTCCGCAAGGCGAATTCGTACTTACTCAACATTCGGCTCAAAGTAGTTTGTCCACGACGGCTGTTGCATTTATTCAATGGTCTGTTTATGCATCAATTCATCTAGACCATCATCTGTCATTTAGTTTATTCGATTCGTTACTTGACAAACTAGTGCGTCCAGTTCAAACAAAATCTGTCTcggacgaggagttgaaaatgTTCTGGGAAGCAACAAGAAAACTTTTACCGTCCTGTTTCTCAGCGATACGAAAATTACGCAAAAAGACCGCCTGTGATAAACTGGTTATTAAGATGCTTACTGACGTTTTGAGTATTCTcgctaaaatttcgttgttagaACCACCGGAGGGAACGGATTTATTTCCTACTCAGCTGTACAGTTGGATAAGACGGGAAAAGAATTCCGAACCTAGTTGGGATGTACGCGGAGCATTGTCTAGTGCAGTGGTGTCAGGTGCCGAAGACTGGTTCCTTAGTATCAAGGAGAGCCACCATATTGATACTGGCCTTGACGAGGATCGCTTGCAGAATTTGATCAAGATAATTCAGTTAGTTCGTTCAGATATTCAGCGTTCAATTGAATACTACGATAAAATATTTCAGGA AATTTTCCATTTTCTATACACCAAAGAGCTTTATATAACCTATGAGCTTAAACTAGCGGAACTGATAAAACCTTGTGTCGAAAACATTTGCCGTGGCCTTAAGCGAATCGACATTCCCGAATCGAATACCAATGGAATGATTGAATACGAAGACATCAACATGGGGACAACGCTGTTTGAGCTTTACTTGGTTCTGAAACGCTTCTCCATCCTTGGTCCAACACTCAGTCCAGGAGAGTCCAACTTTGCTATAGACGAGTACCATCGTTGGTTTACAGCTGGAGTGACTCATTGGCTGGATATTGCAGTGTACAAAGCGCTGACGAGAATCTATAAAGCAATCGAACTAGACATATTGAAACCGGTAGATCAGACGGTGAAGTATTCATCCTCAGCGGTGGACACACTAGCAATATTCTATCAGATCAAaatattttggcaacaattggcTTGGCCAGATATTGAGGGAGCGTATATATTCGTTGCGAAAATTGTTGAT GATATTTGCCGTTGCTGTGTTTTTTATGCCGATCGTATGTCTGCAAGAGTTGAAAACCTGGGAATCGTTGAAAACATCTACGAAAAGAAGTTCGTTGTGACCCAGGAATGGTGCATTGCCATCAACAATATCGATTACATGAAGCAGAGCTTGAAGCCATTCGCAACGGAGCTGGGAGTAGATGATATTATAGCGAAAATGTCTGACAGTGAAAGTCCCATGGAAGCGGAGCGTTGCGCAGATACGTTACGCGCAGTCCTTGAAAATGCGATAGATACAGAAAGGAACAAAATTTTGGATTTGGTTGAAAAATTAGCTCGGAAAATGGCTCCTGCAATGCGAAGATTTTTGGTCGAAGGAGCAGAGCTCTTGCAGCAAGATTCAAACTCAATAGATCGTTTGATGATGTACATGGAGGAATCGCTGGCAATGCTCAATGGAGAATTGAACGAGATGAACTTTGAACGTGTATTAGATGCGATTTGGAGTGAATTGGCGACTATCTTGTACGATCTAATTCAGAGTAATTTAGAT aagCGTCGTCCGCCAGCATTTTTCGCCAACTTACGTGATACGCTCCATATCTTAATTGCCAACTTCAAAACTACCCAGAATCTAGAATCGGAGAGCGCTTCCGATAAAGAAACTCTGGCACACATTGAACGGCTTTTGCAATTGCATGGTTACGAGACAACCGATCTAATTCATCAGTATTACATTGATAGGCTAAAGGAACAAGAAACGGAAAATGACGACTACGGACAACTAACGGTTCAGTGCTTTTTCAAAGGCAACGTTCTCGAATTGGAAATTATGAATGCACGTAATCTCAGACCAATGGATTCCAACGGATCATGCGATTCCTTCGTTCGGGTTCATTTTATACCAGAGGAACGGTTTGTGGGAATCATTAAGCCCCGTACCCATACTGAGACAAAAACGTTATTTCCGTTATACGACGAAAAATTTGTTAT AACGTTCGCTCCGGAACAGCGACTCGTGAAGGATGCGGTAATTCTGTTCAGTGTAAAAGATAAGGATTTGTTTGGAATGTCCAACCAATACTTGGCTGAATGTTATATGAGTTTCAATGATATTGCAGATGTGTCTAGTGAAAGCGGTAAAATTGAACAGAAACATTTACGATTAACTCGCCCCTGCCGCTTAG ATACGGACTGTGTACGAGCATTAGAATATCGTCAAGGTGATAAACAGGCAAAAGATTTTCTCAAGAAGCTAAAACAAAAAATGGGACAATAA
- the LOC131440558 gene encoding protein unc-13 homolog 4B isoform X7, giving the protein MGKLFRSRSKSIARTEDLYGRAKCQPTNDIYNLLPMPVVNRRGTLQRNQFRGVRKDVMEHQASMVIHSMTIDELYEEILFEIIHNIGCEDEEQTEDSLIHYVQDAFKISNEKHDEVFQIAHSKEPPEICLNVEVIEAKELEPKDSNGLSDPFVTMFIASNPTHRYNTSVKSATLDPVWEEHFSLPIDENANDANLIIEVWDFDPAETVKEKMNKVFDVKGVRGLRKLMKEIAVTASTGKHDNELIGRASIPLKSIPASGLVMWYNLDKKNKLKRQGTIRVRLNFSSQKNNQVAAQEHRHLLRILLLHELETSKVAQYWWSGKFTPQGEFVLTQHSAQSSLSTTAVAFIQWSVYASIHLDHHLSFSLFDSLLDKLVRPVQTKSVSDEELKMFWEATRKLLPSCFSAIRKLRKKTACDKLVIKMLTDVLSILAKISLLEPPEGTDLFPTQLYSWIRREKNSEPSWDVRGALSSAVVSGAEDWFLSIKESHHIDTGLDEDRLQNLIKIIQLVRSDIQRSIEYYDKIFQEIFHFLYTKELYITYELKLAELIKPCVENICRGLKRIDIPESNTNGMIEYEDINMGTTLFELYLVLKRFSILGPTLSPGESNFAIDEYHRWFTAGVTHWLDIAVYKALTRIYKAIELDILKPVDQTVKYSSSAVDTLAIFYQIKIFWQQLAWPDIEGAYIFVAKIVDDICRCCVFYADRMSARVENLGIVENIYEKKFVVTQEWCIAINNIDYMKQSLKPFATELGVDDIIAKMSDSESPMEAERCADTLRAVLENAIDTERNKILDLVEKLARKMAPAMRRFLVEGAELLQQDSNSIDRLMMYMEESLAMLNGELNEMNFERVLDAIWSELATILYDLIQSNLDKRRPPAFFANLRDTLHILIANFKTTQNLESESASDKETLAHIERLLQLHGYETTDLIHQYYIDRLKEQETENDDYGQLTVQCFFKGNVLELEIMNARNLRPMDSNGSCDSFVRVHFIPEERFVGIIKPRTHTETKTLFPLYDEKFVITFAPEQRLVKDAVILFSVKDKDLFGMSNQYLAECYMSFNDIADVSSESGKIEQKHLRLTRPCRLDTDCVRALEYRQGDKQAKDFLKKLKQKMGQ; this is encoded by the exons ATGGGCAAACTTTTTCGTTCG CGATCAAAGTCCATTGCTCGAACCGAAGATTTATATGGTCGAGCGAAATGCCAACCGACAAACGATATCTACAACTTACTGCCCATGCCGGTGGTCAACCGGCGTGGGACATTGCAACGCAATCAATTTCGAGGTGTCCGGAAGGATGTGATGGAACATCAAGCTAGCATGGTGATTCACTCAATGACT ATTGATGAGCTCTACGAAGAAATACTATTCGAAATCATACACAATATTGGCTGTGAGGATGAAGAACAAACTGAGGATAGTTTGATACACTATGTCCAGGATGCATTCAAAATATCCAACGAGAAGCATGATGAAGTTTTTCAGATAGCGCATAGCAAAGAACCGCCAGAAATATGTCTTAATGTGGAAGTAATTGAGGCTAAAGAGCTAGAACCAAAAGATTCTAATGGACTGTCCGATCCATTTGTAACGATGTTTATTGCCTCTAATCCAACGCATCGTTATAACACGTCGGTTAAATCCGCTACCCTAGATCCGGTGTGGGAAGAACATTTTTCACT gccAATAGATGAAAACGCAAATGACGCCAACCTCATCATCGAAGTGTGGGACTTCGATCCGGCTGAAACTGTaaaagaaaaaatgaataaGGTGTTCGATGTGAAAGGTGTACGAGGACTGAGGAAGCTAATGAAAGAAATAGCCGTCACAGCTTCAACGGGAAAGCATGATAACGAATTGATTGGGCGCGCTAGTATACCACTGAAG TCGATCCCGGCATCAGGCTTAGTAATGTGGTACAATctggataaaaaaaataaattgaaacgaCAAGGAACGATAAGAGTGAGACTGAACTTTAGTTCTCAGAAGAACAACCAAGTTGCCGCGCAAGAACACCGACATCTGTTGCGAATACTATTGTTGCACGAGCTGGAAACATCAAAAGTAGCTCAATACTGGTGGTCGGGAAAATTCACTCCGCAAGGCGAATTCGTACTTACTCAACATTCGGCTCAAAGTAGTTTGTCCACGACGGCTGTTGCATTTATTCAATGGTCTGTTTATGCATCAATTCATCTAGACCATCATCTGTCATTTAGTTTATTCGATTCGTTACTTGACAAACTAGTGCGTCCAGTTCAAACAAAATCTGTCTcggacgaggagttgaaaatgTTCTGGGAAGCAACAAGAAAACTTTTACCGTCCTGTTTCTCAGCGATACGAAAATTACGCAAAAAGACCGCCTGTGATAAACTGGTTATTAAGATGCTTACTGACGTTTTGAGTATTCTcgctaaaatttcgttgttagaACCACCGGAGGGAACGGATTTATTTCCTACTCAGCTGTACAGTTGGATAAGACGGGAAAAGAATTCCGAACCTAGTTGGGATGTACGCGGAGCATTGTCTAGTGCAGTGGTGTCAGGTGCCGAAGACTGGTTCCTTAGTATCAAGGAGAGCCACCATATTGATACTGGCCTTGACGAGGATCGCTTGCAGAATTTGATCAAGATAATTCAGTTAGTTCGTTCAGATATTCAGCGTTCAATTGAATACTACGATAAAATATTTCAGGA AATTTTCCATTTTCTATACACCAAAGAGCTTTATATAACCTATGAGCTTAAACTAGCGGAACTGATAAAACCTTGTGTCGAAAACATTTGCCGTGGCCTTAAGCGAATCGACATTCCCGAATCGAATACCAATGGAATGATTGAATACGAAGACATCAACATGGGGACAACGCTGTTTGAGCTTTACTTGGTTCTGAAACGCTTCTCCATCCTTGGTCCAACACTCAGTCCAGGAGAGTCCAACTTTGCTATAGACGAGTACCATCGTTGGTTTACAGCTGGAGTGACTCATTGGCTGGATATTGCAGTGTACAAAGCGCTGACGAGAATCTATAAAGCAATCGAACTAGACATATTGAAACCGGTAGATCAGACGGTGAAGTATTCATCCTCAGCGGTGGACACACTAGCAATATTCTATCAGATCAAaatattttggcaacaattggcTTGGCCAGATATTGAGGGAGCGTATATATTCGTTGCGAAAATTGTTGAT GATATTTGCCGTTGCTGTGTTTTTTATGCCGATCGTATGTCTGCAAGAGTTGAAAACCTGGGAATCGTTGAAAACATCTACGAAAAGAAGTTCGTTGTGACCCAGGAATGGTGCATTGCCATCAACAATATCGATTACATGAAGCAGAGCTTGAAGCCATTCGCAACGGAGCTGGGAGTAGATGATATTATAGCGAAAATGTCTGACAGTGAAAGTCCCATGGAAGCGGAGCGTTGCGCAGATACGTTACGCGCAGTCCTTGAAAATGCGATAGATACAGAAAGGAACAAAATTTTGGATTTGGTTGAAAAATTAGCTCGGAAAATGGCTCCTGCAATGCGAAGATTTTTGGTCGAAGGAGCAGAGCTCTTGCAGCAAGATTCAAACTCAATAGATCGTTTGATGATGTACATGGAGGAATCGCTGGCAATGCTCAATGGAGAATTGAACGAGATGAACTTTGAACGTGTATTAGATGCGATTTGGAGTGAATTGGCGACTATCTTGTACGATCTAATTCAGAGTAATTTAGAT aagCGTCGTCCGCCAGCATTTTTCGCCAACTTACGTGATACGCTCCATATCTTAATTGCCAACTTCAAAACTACCCAGAATCTAGAATCGGAGAGCGCTTCCGATAAAGAAACTCTGGCACACATTGAACGGCTTTTGCAATTGCATGGTTACGAGACAACCGATCTAATTCATCAGTATTACATTGATAGGCTAAAGGAACAAGAAACGGAAAATGACGACTACGGACAACTAACGGTTCAGTGCTTTTTCAAAGGCAACGTTCTCGAATTGGAAATTATGAATGCACGTAATCTCAGACCAATGGATTCCAACGGATCATGCGATTCCTTCGTTCGGGTTCATTTTATACCAGAGGAACGGTTTGTGGGAATCATTAAGCCCCGTACCCATACTGAGACAAAAACGTTATTTCCGTTATACGACGAAAAATTTGTTAT AACGTTCGCTCCGGAACAGCGACTCGTGAAGGATGCGGTAATTCTGTTCAGTGTAAAAGATAAGGATTTGTTTGGAATGTCCAACCAATACTTGGCTGAATGTTATATGAGTTTCAATGATATTGCAGATGTGTCTAGTGAAAGCGGTAAAATTGAACAGAAACATTTACGATTAACTCGCCCCTGCCGCTTAG ATACGGACTGTGTACGAGCATTAGAATATCGTCAAGGTGATAAACAGGCAAAAGATTTTCTCAAGAAGCTAAAACAAAAAATGGGACAATAA